The following are from one region of the Gambusia affinis linkage group LG02, SWU_Gaff_1.0, whole genome shotgun sequence genome:
- the pkp3b gene encoding plakophilin-3: protein MTAVMADGCFLTALQPNSSCTAYVLPSDGQSADPLAKVRRVQEQVRMRLAERKSSSLPRLSNSQFGPATDYILPEVRSFPQAHGFSSRSMITTPTRPMAVSAVSSQASGMSSSSQVRHKESASIQTSFHTSHKQSRSQRSKSLCQDDHRAPPLARPLHPESSSVPFSVPPPGSLRRSLSGVLTQERGSWQEEEMPYQYTYKGPSHRIINRITNRQQYYQQHSSPLGPEGWLGNGRGFTSAGDSMTGQWQHHASRTNHATAQYGQLHRAASLRSLRSVGKGADIMDAASIHSNDPLAEMQSIDMLTAVRYLSESNTSLQVLGAAYIQHQCYHSNDAKNQVRALGGVPALVQLFSSDNLEVQRYATAATRNLIYENADNKAALIEAGGLMALVNVLSQHDEELWKTITGVLWNLSSRDNLKDRLAVEALPLLTEKILVPLCKSIPLNPSEKEIFNNTTGCLRNLSSVNERTRRKMRSMQGLVDSLVCYIQLEERGDDKGLENSLCVMRNLSYQLYVELPPSVCLHLEGPSRASASRTDEMIGCFTVQSKKNSELQHRNLPKLSHPKDSEWLWHPKGVALYKQVLQNSESSPAAVEAAVGALQNITSGEGRWPAVLSGVVSEQERMVPMLLDLLDSSSEMLLRPLTGLLRNLARHAADKGHMAKIMVSALVSRLPADGLEKTPSSEVVVNMCGALNHLVTCSSLAARDIAYFNGLPKLMGIKTSHDNSSGSLRAARAASTVLCNMFQYNKLHRDYKLRGFTRQNFVDASF, encoded by the exons ACTACATTCTTCCTGAAGTAAGAAGTTTCCCCCAGGCTCACGGCTTCAGTTCCAGATCCATGATCACCACACCCACTCGTCCCATGGCT GTGTCTGCAGTGTCGTCTCAGGCCTCTGGGATGTCCAGCAGCTCTCAGGTCAGGCATAAAGAAAGCGCCTCCATCCAGACCAGCTTTCACACCTCTCACAAGCAAAGTCGGAGCCAACGCTCCAAGTCCCTATGCCAGGACGACCACAGAGCGCCACCTCTGGCCCGTCCACTCCACCCAGAGTCTTCCTCTGTGCCCTTCAGCGTTCCTCCACCTGGAAGCCTGAGGCGGTCCCTGAGCGGGGTCCTGACCCAGGAGAGAGGGTcctggcaggaggaggagatgcCCTACCAGTACACCTATAAAGGTCCGTCTCATCGCATCATCAACAGAATCACCAACAGACAGCAGTACTACCAGCAGCACAGCTCTCCGTTGGGGCCGGAGGGCTGGCTGGGGAACGGCCGGGGCTTCACCAGTGCAGGGGACAGCATGACagggcagtggcagcatcatgcctcCAGGACCAACCACGCCACGGCCCAGTACGGCCAGCTGCACCGGGCCGCCTCGCTGCGCTCTCTGAGGAGCGTTGGCAAGGGAGCAGACATCATGGATGCTGCCTCCATACACAGCAACGATCCTCTGGCAGA GATGCAGAGCATTGACATGCTCACTGCTGTCAGATATCTTTCTGAATCAAATACTTCTCTGCAAGTTTTGGGAGCTGCTTATATACAACATCaatgttaccatagcaacgatGCCAAGAACCAG gtCCGTGCTCTGGGTGGTGTTCCGGCGCTGGTGCAGCTTTTCTCCAGTGACAATTTAGAGGTGCAGCGCTACGCTACAGCGGCTACACGTAATCTCATATATGAGAATGCTGACAACAAGGCTGCCTTGATAGAGGCAGGAGGACTGATGGCTCTGGTCAACGTCCTGAGCCAACACGACGAGGAGCTGTGGAAGACCATTACAG GTGTCCTTTGGAATCTGTCCTCCAGAGACAACCTGAAAGACAGGCTGGCTGTTGAAGCGCTGCCACTTCTAACTGAGAAAATTCTGGTTCCACTTTGCAAGAGCATCCCTCTGAACCCGTCTGAGAAAGAGATCTTCAACAATACCACTGGCTGCCTCAG GAACTTGAGCTCAGTAAATGAGAGAACGAGACGGAAGATGAGAAGCATGCAGGGTCTGGTGGACTCTCTAGTGTGCTACATTCAGCTGGAGGAAAGAGGAGATGATAAG GGTTTGGAAAACTCCTTGTGTGTGATGAGGAATCTGTCGTACCAGCTGTATGTGGAGCTTCCTCCGTCAGTCTGCCTCCACCTGGAGGGTCCATCCAGAGCTTCAGCCTCCAGAACTGATGAGATGATTGGCTGCTTCACTGTGCAGAGCAAAAAGAACAGTGAG CTTCAACACAGGAATCTTCCAAAACTGTCACACCCCAAGGACTCTGAGTGGCTGTGGCACCCGAAGGGCGTGGCCCTCTACAAGCAGGTCCTTCAGAACAGTGAAAGCAGCCCAGCTGCCGTGGAAGCTGCTGTAGGAGCCCTGCAGAACATCACATCTGGAGAAGGACGG tGGCCAGCGGTGCTGAGCGGCGTGGTGAGTGAGCAGGAGAGGATGGTCCCCATGCTGCTGGATCTGCTGGACAGCAGCAGTGAGATGCTCCTCAGGCCGCTGACCGGCCTCCTCAGGAACCTGGCCAGGCACGCTGCAGACAAAGGCCACATGG CTAAGATCATGGTGAGCGCTCTGGTGTCCAGGCTGCCTGCTGATGGCCTGGAGAAGACCCCGTCCAGTGAGGTGGTGGTCAACATGTGCGGGGCCCTGAACCACCTGGTCACCTGCAGTTCTTTAGCTGCCCGAGATATCGCCTACTTCAACGGTCTTCCTAAGCTGATGGGCATAAAAACGTCGCATGATAACAG CTCCGGGAGTCTCCGGGCTGCCAGGGCCGCCTCCACCGTGCTCTGCAACATGTTCCAGTACAACAAGCTGCACAGAGATTACAAACTG AGAGGATTTACCCGACAGAACTTCGTCGATGCCAGCTTCTAG